The Oryzias melastigma strain HK-1 linkage group LG13, ASM292280v2, whole genome shotgun sequence genome window below encodes:
- the pxylp1 gene encoding 2-phosphoxylose phosphatase 1 isoform X1, whose translation MEKTVDWIHPKMLARNRFLLLVVVGGVVLAIVSVSLQFLNLTPAAPMVEKRPATSSGEGLSLGKSRKRVFPVTQTQEPDPISEAYSYCNTPNRTEQAWEGHSPADYKLLSVHVMIRHGDRYPLYYIPKTKRPPINCTLSASRKPSHPLLKTFISHMAQGGRGHWESPLASVPRLPNHSACEMGELTQTGVVQHLRNGKLLQQAYKQHRLLPSDWSPRQVWLETTGKSRTVQSGLAFLYGFLPDFDWKKLTVHHQWSTLFCGSSCDCPARNKYLEEDQRRQYLLRVADANLERTYATMAQTLGLPPRQLRAANPIDSLLCHLCHGLPFPCVPSGDGSPRCLTREQFAVIRQQQLDDEADRRRVGLYRKYAILAMFPYLNRTAAKMERVAKSSEVGRQRRADEVFTLSSAHDVTLAPLLSALGLERAQFPRFAARIVFELWRSPPVPPGPVRRRGGKGERSKANSRDVFIRVLYNGEDVTFHSAFCRSHERRVSQPLCPLTNFLTFVRRDMFRVVNATSYSEACYRRFD comes from the exons GAAGCGTCCAGCCACCTCTTCAGGGGAAGGCCTTTCGCTGGGGAAGAGCAGAAAGCGAGTGTTCCCGGTGACCCAAACCCAAGAGCCCGACCCCATTTCTGAAGCTTACAGCTACTGCAACACCCCCAACAGAACCGAGCAGGCCTGGGAGG GTCACAGTCCAGCAGACTACAAGCTGCTGTCCGTCCATGTGATGATTCGACATGGAGACAGATACCCGCTTTACTACATTCCAAAAACCAAGCGACCACCCATCAACTGTACCCTGTCGGCCAGCAG GAAACCTTCACACCCGCTGCTCAAAACCTTCATCAGTCACATGGCTCAGGGTGGGCGTGGCCACTGGGAGTCCCCGTTGGCCTCTGTTCCACGTCTCCCCAACCACAGTGCATGTGAGATGGGGGAACTCACCCAGACAG GTGTGGTGCAACATCTACGCAATGGGAAGCTCCTCCAGCAAGCTTACAAACAGCACAGACTCCTGCCTTCTGATTGGTCACCGCGTCAGGTGTGGCTGGAGACCACAGGTAAGAGCCGAACTGTCCAGAGTGGACTTGCTTTCCTCTATGGATTCCTTCCGGACTTTGACTGGAAGAAGCTGACCGTCCATCACCAGTGGAGCACCCTCTTCTGTGGTTCCTCGTGTGACTGCCCTGCTAGGAACAAATACCTAGAGGAGGACCAGAGGAGGCAGTATCTTCTCAGAGTGGCTGATGCTAACTTGGAGAGGACTTATGCCACCATGGCGCAGACGTTAGGCCTTCCCCCGCGGCAGCTCAGAGCGGCTAACCCCATAGACTCGCTGCTGTGCCACCTGTGCCACGGCCTGCCCTTCCCTTGTGTTCCCAGTGGAGACGGTTCTCCGAGATGTTTGACGCGGGAGCAGTTTGCGGTGATCCGTCAGCAGCAGCTGGATGACGAGGCGGACCGCAGACGCGTGGGACTTTACCGTAAATATGCCATCCTCGCCATGTTCCCCTATCTCAACCGAACTGCTGCCAAAATGGAGCGAGTGGCTAAGAGCAGCGAGGTGGGCCGGCAGCGGCGGGCGGATGAGGTCTTCACCCTGTCCTCTGCTCATGACGTCACCTTGGCTCCGCTGCTCAGTGCCCTCGGACTAGAGCGGGCCCAGTTCCCTCGTTTCGCTGCCAGGATAGTCTTCGAGCTGTGGAGAAGCCCCCCTGTCCCGCCGGGGCCGGTGAGGAGGAGGGGAGGCAAAGGTGAGAGGTCAAAGGCGAACAGCAGAGACGTGTTCATCAGGGTGCTGTACAACGGCGAGGATGTGACATTTCACTCGGCGTTCTGCAGGTCACATGAGCGCCGTGTCAGCCAGCCCCTCTGCCCTCTCACAAACTTTCTGACTTTTGTCCGGAGAGACATGTTCCGTGTGGTCAACGCCACGTCCTATAGCGAGGCCTGCTACCGGCGCTTTGACTGA
- the pxylp1 gene encoding 2-phosphoxylose phosphatase 1 isoform X2, with translation MACSVVAHILVFFLIFVNLTPAAPMVEKRPATSSGEGLSLGKSRKRVFPVTQTQEPDPISEAYSYCNTPNRTEQAWEGHSPADYKLLSVHVMIRHGDRYPLYYIPKTKRPPINCTLSASRKPSHPLLKTFISHMAQGGRGHWESPLASVPRLPNHSACEMGELTQTGVVQHLRNGKLLQQAYKQHRLLPSDWSPRQVWLETTGKSRTVQSGLAFLYGFLPDFDWKKLTVHHQWSTLFCGSSCDCPARNKYLEEDQRRQYLLRVADANLERTYATMAQTLGLPPRQLRAANPIDSLLCHLCHGLPFPCVPSGDGSPRCLTREQFAVIRQQQLDDEADRRRVGLYRKYAILAMFPYLNRTAAKMERVAKSSEVGRQRRADEVFTLSSAHDVTLAPLLSALGLERAQFPRFAARIVFELWRSPPVPPGPVRRRGGKGERSKANSRDVFIRVLYNGEDVTFHSAFCRSHERRVSQPLCPLTNFLTFVRRDMFRVVNATSYSEACYRRFD, from the exons GAAGCGTCCAGCCACCTCTTCAGGGGAAGGCCTTTCGCTGGGGAAGAGCAGAAAGCGAGTGTTCCCGGTGACCCAAACCCAAGAGCCCGACCCCATTTCTGAAGCTTACAGCTACTGCAACACCCCCAACAGAACCGAGCAGGCCTGGGAGG GTCACAGTCCAGCAGACTACAAGCTGCTGTCCGTCCATGTGATGATTCGACATGGAGACAGATACCCGCTTTACTACATTCCAAAAACCAAGCGACCACCCATCAACTGTACCCTGTCGGCCAGCAG GAAACCTTCACACCCGCTGCTCAAAACCTTCATCAGTCACATGGCTCAGGGTGGGCGTGGCCACTGGGAGTCCCCGTTGGCCTCTGTTCCACGTCTCCCCAACCACAGTGCATGTGAGATGGGGGAACTCACCCAGACAG GTGTGGTGCAACATCTACGCAATGGGAAGCTCCTCCAGCAAGCTTACAAACAGCACAGACTCCTGCCTTCTGATTGGTCACCGCGTCAGGTGTGGCTGGAGACCACAGGTAAGAGCCGAACTGTCCAGAGTGGACTTGCTTTCCTCTATGGATTCCTTCCGGACTTTGACTGGAAGAAGCTGACCGTCCATCACCAGTGGAGCACCCTCTTCTGTGGTTCCTCGTGTGACTGCCCTGCTAGGAACAAATACCTAGAGGAGGACCAGAGGAGGCAGTATCTTCTCAGAGTGGCTGATGCTAACTTGGAGAGGACTTATGCCACCATGGCGCAGACGTTAGGCCTTCCCCCGCGGCAGCTCAGAGCGGCTAACCCCATAGACTCGCTGCTGTGCCACCTGTGCCACGGCCTGCCCTTCCCTTGTGTTCCCAGTGGAGACGGTTCTCCGAGATGTTTGACGCGGGAGCAGTTTGCGGTGATCCGTCAGCAGCAGCTGGATGACGAGGCGGACCGCAGACGCGTGGGACTTTACCGTAAATATGCCATCCTCGCCATGTTCCCCTATCTCAACCGAACTGCTGCCAAAATGGAGCGAGTGGCTAAGAGCAGCGAGGTGGGCCGGCAGCGGCGGGCGGATGAGGTCTTCACCCTGTCCTCTGCTCATGACGTCACCTTGGCTCCGCTGCTCAGTGCCCTCGGACTAGAGCGGGCCCAGTTCCCTCGTTTCGCTGCCAGGATAGTCTTCGAGCTGTGGAGAAGCCCCCCTGTCCCGCCGGGGCCGGTGAGGAGGAGGGGAGGCAAAGGTGAGAGGTCAAAGGCGAACAGCAGAGACGTGTTCATCAGGGTGCTGTACAACGGCGAGGATGTGACATTTCACTCGGCGTTCTGCAGGTCACATGAGCGCCGTGTCAGCCAGCCCCTCTGCCCTCTCACAAACTTTCTGACTTTTGTCCGGAGAGACATGTTCCGTGTGGTCAACGCCACGTCCTATAGCGAGGCCTGCTACCGGCGCTTTGACTGA